The nucleotide sequence TATCTTTCTATTAAATAGTCGCAAATCTCTGCAAAATTTTCTTCCGGCCACACCTTATATGGCTGTCTTGAAACCGGGGATACTGTGACTATTTTTTCGTTTTCTTTTATGCCAAGGGTGTTTAAAAAATTTTTTGCGAAATGCCTCTCCTTGTCTGATATGAAAAAATCAATTTTTGTGAAAATTGGCTCAATCCCGGTTTCTTCAAGAAGGCTCAGTTTGGAGTAGGCTGTATAAAAATATTTCCCGGTTTTTACTGTATGTGTATAAAAGTATTTTCTTAATTTATGATATTTTCCCACGCTCTTTTTTGCCCCGGTAAGAAAAGTAAACCAGCCGCTGGAAGGGTTGTTGTGAAAGTCAATGACCAGGTCATATTTTTCTTTGCGGAATTGTGATATCAGCTTGGGTCTGCTCATAAAATGTGCGTCTTTTTGCAGTGTTATTATCTTATTGATAAAAGGATTATATTGTAATACCTGATCAGCCGGCGGCTCTGTAAGAAAATGTATAACGGCATCCGGATAAGCTTTTCTCACAGACCTCACAGCCGGAGTGCACATCACAACATCACCGATTCTTCTGAGCTGAATTAAAAGTATTTTCATTTTTAAACCCAAAATGTATTTGAAAGAGAACTAAAGTATTTTTCATAAAACTTCAAGTGTTTTAGATTTCTGAAGTTGAAGTTCAATATTTATTGACACGGCCGGCAGTATCTATAAAATAACTTAACAAACGAGGGGGCTTTATGGATAGAAATTCTAAACTAATGCTTGTTGGAATATTGCTGGTAATAGCTTTTACGGTTTTTATTTATTACAGGTTAAATGTAAGTAAAAACAGCATGAATAATATTGATCAGAAAACGGAGCAATTGTTTTCAAAAGAATTAAAAACATACAGTCTTGAGAATATAGGGCTCAAAATTAAGTCACCGGCTCCTTTGAAGGAATTGGATTCAGGACTTAATGCTAAAAGTGAAGCTGTTATAGAAAGTTTCGGTGCATACGGATATAATATGGGCTTTTTCAGCATCAGAGCTTCAAAAGCGGTATTTAGGCAAGAGGGGATGGCCAGTTTGCCCCGTATAAAAGATTCTCTGATTCAACAGATTTCAGGTGTACAGGGAATATCGGCTCCTGAATTCAGCTATGAAAGAACCACTTTTTCCGGTTTGCAGGCTATGAGGATAAGCGGCAAGGCTGATATTGATGATTATAAAAAACAGCTGGGCGTTAGAAGTTTGCTTTTTGTTGATAACAAGACGTTCTGGCAGGTGGTTGTCACTTATGCTAAGGCGGATAAGAATGTTGCAGATAAAATTAATGAAATAATGGATTCCATTGAGCTGATTAAAAAGTGAAGTCATTGAAAAATAAGAGGTACATTAATCTTCAAATTAAGATAACAGTTCTGGTTTTTGTTATTCTTCTTTCTCTGTCTTATCTTATCGGGCTTTACTTGTCCTCAAATGTAAAAAACAAAGCTCTAAGTATTTCTAAAACATATCTTACAAGTCTTCCTTCTCTGATAGATAATTCCATCAATAATTTTATGGTAGCCGGTGACAAAACTGTTGTTAAACAGCTTGTAAAAGAATTGTCTACGGATGAAAATATCATCGGCATTCATATTTTTGATGCGGAAGGTGATATTTCCTGTGCTTTTTCCGACTTTGAATCGCGGTATCCCAACAAATATTTGCACATGATATATTCCAACTATACGAAAAAAGAGACTTTGAAAGAAATTAAATCGGAAAAGATCGACATGCTGGCATATTACAAACCTTACGAAAATAAAAAAGAATGCAGAAGATGCCATCCTTCCGAGAAAAAGATTATCGGTGTATTAAATATTAATGTTGATATGAGCCAGTTTACAGGAGAGTTAAAATCTGAAGCTAATACTGTTCAGGCTATACTGATGATTTCTGCCTTTGTTTTGGCGGGCATACTCTCTTATGTTATCAATTATCTCATTACCAGGCCTGTCAGAAAGCTTGAGAATGGGATGAAAGAAGTATCCAATAATAATCTTAACACAACTGTTGAGATAAACTCCCGGGATGAGCTTGAAAAGCTTGCCGATTACTTTAATCAGATGGTAAAATCTTTGAGAAAAGCAAACAAAGAAATAGATTCATTTCAGAAAAGCCTTATCCATACGGACAGATTAATGACGGTAGGTCAACTTACAGCTTCCCTGAGTCATGAGATAAAGAATCCTCTCAATTCTATCTTTATAACGGCAGATCTTCTTCTTGAAAAATGCGAACAATTTGATGACCCCTATTATACAAGACTAATAGATAACATTGTAAGTGATTCGGAGAGGATAAGGGATATTATCAGCCAGACGCTGAATTTTTCAAAGCTGGATAATTCAGGTTTAGAGGCTGTCCCTATAAAAGACCTTCTGAACAATATCTTAATTTATGCCGGCAGGATACTTTTTGATAATGAGAGAATCAATTTTGAGCTGGATGCAAATGACAGGCTTATGCAGTGTAATTTGAAGGTTAACAAAACGAGTATGGAGCAGGTGTTTATCAATCTGCTGAAAAATGCGGTTGAAAGTATTCCAGATAATGAGGAAGGTGAAGTAAGGCTTGTCATTAAAAGGGACGATGTCAATTATGTCACTTTTGTTATTAGTGACACAGGAGTGGGAATTCCGGAATCTGTTCAGGATGATATCTTTAATCAGTTTTATACCACCAAAAAGCAGGGCACCGGTCTCGGACTTTCCATTGTGAAGGAACTCGTTGAATTCCATGACGGTGAAATCTATGTGGAGTCTGAAGAAGGAAAAGGAACAAGTTTTATTGTCAAACTTCCGGTGGCTGACTGTGAGCAGGCTGCTTCCCGTAACGGGGAGTAAAAAACTCATTGATTTTTAAATGGATGAGGTTTATAGGATATGTGCTGTTTAATATAGAATATTTTTAGATGCAAACAAAATTACGCCTTCTCTTCACTAGGCAATCACATATTCTTCGGAGGCATTCTAATTGCAGGAAGGTTATTCTGTTGTCGTACCGGTTTTCAATGAGGAAGGAAATATTGCACTGCTTTATAAGGAACTGAGTACTGTATTAAAATCTCTTGATTTGCCTTATGAAATAATTTTCATTGATGACGGAAGTACAGATAACAGCCTACAGGAAATAAAAATTCTAACGTCAAAAGATGTTTCAGTGAAATACATCTCTTTTAAAAAAAATCTCGGGCAGTCCGCCGCTTTAAAGAGCGGTTTTCAGCACTGCAAATACAGTGTTACAATAACAATGGATTCAGATTTGCAGAATGATCCGGCTGATATTCCCGGGCTTTTACAATTTTACGGTGAGTATCAGATGGTTAACGGCTGGCGTAAAAATCGGAGAGATAATTTTTCCAAAAAAATCGGGAGCAAAATCGGAAATTTTGTAAGGAATCTGTTTGTTCATGACAATATAAAAGACACAGGATGCTCCCTGAAAGTAATGGATACGGCGATGCTTAAAAGAATAAAAATCTATAAGGGTCTGCACCGTTTTTTACCGGTTTTGATGATGAGTGAAGGAGCAAAAGTAAAGGAAGTGCCTGTTAACCACAGACAGAGAATGCATGGAACTTCAAAGTATAATAATCTCGGAAGGGCTTTTGCCGGATTATATGATTTGATATGCGTCAGATGGATGGTAAAACACCAAATAAATGAAGAAATAAAGGAAAAAAATGTCTAAGTCAGAGATTATAATGTTGGTTATCGGCTTTACCGGCCAGTTTATGTTTTTTATGAGATTTTTTGTACAGTGGCTTTATGCGGAAAAATACAGAAAGAGTATAATACCGGTGGCTTTCTGGTATTTCAGCTTGGGTGGAAGTTTTTGCCTTTTAACATATGCTATTTTGCGTAAGGACATTGTTTTTATTGTCGGACAGTCTACAGGGTCAATAATATATCTGAGAAATCTTTATTTCATACATAAGGAAAGGGAAAGGAAACTGTATGAAAATGACTAATAACAGAAATATAGTCTTTTTTTTGCTTTTATATTTTTTTATTCTTTTGATTCCTACTTACAATCTCCCCTTATTCGAGACAACTGAAGCCCGTTATTCCGAAGTTGCAAGGGAAATGATTGCAACGGGTAATTATCTGGAGCCTTATTTTGAAGGCGTGAAGCATTTCCACAAGCCGCCGTTTGCCTACTGGATGATGGCCGCTGGGGTGAAGATCTTCGGCACCAATGGTTTTGGTGTCAGGTTTTTTGGAGTCATTGCAGCAGTCTTTTCTGTCTTTTTTTTATACAAAACGGCGAGACTTTTTTTTAAGGAAGAGGACGACTGGTTTTTAAGTTTATTGGTTATGGCTTCATCTTTACTTTTTCTTGTAATTTCCAGAATTGCTTCTACGGATATTTATTTGACATTTTTTACTATTGCGGCTCAATATTTTCTGTTTAAACAGATATTTTACGAAAAATCCGCTCTTAATGCTTCAATCTACGGGATTCTGCTGGGGCTCGGATTTCTTACAAAGGGGCCAATAATATTTCTATTTACTATTTTGCCTTACCTGTCTGCAAAGATATTCTTTAAGTCTCACCGTAAATGTTTTAATCTTAAAGATATTTTGTTGTCTGCCGCCTTGTTTGCTGTAATTGCACTTCCCTGGTATATAGCTGTGATTGTAAAAAACTCTGATCTGTTATATTATTTCCTAAAGGTTCAGACTGTTGACAGGGTTGCCACTAACAGATTTGGTAGAGACCAGGCATTTTATTTCTTTTTTGTTATATTTTTAGTGTCCTTTTTTCCTCATATTGTTTATTTTATAAAATCCATAATCAATTTTAAGAAGCTGGACAGCTTTGTTAAAGCCATTTTAATATATATCTTGTTGCCGTTTATTGTATTTCAGATTTCAGTGAGTAAGCTTGCAACCTATATTCTTCCCTTTTACGGTACAGCCTCTTTGGTCGCATATTATGGGTACAAAAATTTCAGTTCCACCGTTTTAAACAGAACAATAATATTTATCTCATTTATTTTTCCTGCAGCGCTCGCTCTTTCGGGATATTTTTATGAACCGTTATACGATTTTCGTTATTATACCATGTTATGTGCTCTGATTTTAATTACTTTTCTTTTTTCTCTTTTTAAGCATATTTATAGTTTTAAAAGCTTTTTGACAGGTATCGCTTTCTTTTATATTATGCTTACCTTATTACTCTATTTTTTCATTCCATATATTGGTCCGAATATAAAAGGGTATAAACAGATGAGTCATAAACTTAACAGTATTGATCCGGAAAAAAATATACAAACACTGCTTTTCAGGACAAGCAAACCTTCTGTATCTTTCTACAGAAATAAGCTTGCAGTGACTGCATTGGAAGATGACAGATATCTCGGTTTTCAGAAAACAGATGAATATAAAAAATATTATTATACATCAGAAGAGCAAGTGCAGCAATTTGTGGTTACCCATGAAATGTTTTTCCTGGTAACAAAGCCGGAAAAATATCTTGACTTTCAAAAGGAGTATGGAACACAATGTGAAAGAGTGTTTGAACAGAGAAAATACTCAGCTTATAAGTGTAGCAGCAAGGGGTTAAAATGATTGAACTGTTAAGAAAAAGAAGAAGTGTTCGTAAATTTAAGGAAAAAAGTATTGAATCGGAAAAAATTGAAATATTGAAAGAGGCGGTTCTCAGGGCGCCCACTTCGAGAAATATCATGCCTTGGGAATTTATTTTTGTTACAGATAAGGATAAATTGAAAAAATTGTCCGAAGCAAAACAGCACGGCTCAGCTTTTGTTGCAGGTGCTCCCTTGGCTGTTGTTGTCTGTGCTGATACAGACAGATCAGATGTTTGGGTGGAAGATTGCAGTATCGCTTCTATAATACTTCAGTTAACCGGGCTTGAGCATGGGCTGGGCAGCTGCTGGGCCCAGATCAGAAACCGTAAGCATAATGAATCAGAATCAGCTGAGGAGTATATCAAAAATTTGCTCGGTATCCCTGAACACTTTGCGGTGGAAAATATAATTGCTTTGGGTTATCCTGATGAAGAAAAAGAGCCTGTACCGTATTCAGCTTTGTCGCTGGAAAAAATTCATATGCAAAAATTTTGAATTTCTTTATAACATAATAGTTAACAAAATACTACTTTTCTACTTCTCCACTTCACTATCTTACCGATTATCCCAAAACCCATCACCCATCATACCAAGTTGCAGTCAAGAAGGTAACAAACTTATTAGTATTAAGTACTAAGTTTTAAGCGCTAAGTTTACACCTCTAATACTAAATTGTAGTCAAGATAGTAATAAAATTTAGAAGGAGATACTTGTCTTTTGGAAGTGGGGCTTCAGCCCCGCCATGACCAGAATAACAGCTTTGCAAAACTACTTTGGCACGCCTGAAGACGTGCTTCCTGCTTTGTTGTAAATCCTCAGATATTACTCAAACAAACGCAACTTGGTATCATCTATAACCCAAAACCCATCACCCATCACCATATATTCTCACTTCCGGATTATTCAAAGCACCTTTCTATAAGAAACCAATGAAAAATTAACAATAAATTATGATATATTTTTATACATAAAATACTTTATACTAATTAAACATGTGGTGTAAAACAACGCAGAAGTTATAATAAAATATAATTATATTTTTTATTGACTTGAAAGATAAAAAACGAGATCGTAATAATATGAATAATAATACTGTATCCGCATTTAACAAATCTGCAGCTGTGAAAGCCTATATTATAAAAATGATATTTGAAAAGCGCAGCGGTAATATTCCCACTTCTGAGGAGCTTGCAGCAAAACTATGTGCCAATGTTAACACTGTCAAAAAAGTCATAAAGGATTTAGCCAAAGAAGGGTACATAAAAACAAACAAAAAAGCCGGAACCGCCATAAAGACTCCGATTCCAACAGAAGCTTCTAACAGTTTCAAAATGTATATGGAAAATCTTGTAAGTCTTATAATGGAGATGAAAAGCAGTGGATTAGGCGAGACCGAAGTGGAGTCCATTTTTATAAATGCTCTCAGTGAAAATAAGAAAGCCGAAAGCAATATTATTTATATAGATACATCACCGGAATCGCTGATTGTTGGCAAAATAGAGCTGGAGTCCAAACTCGGATTTAATATAACGACCATGCTTCTTGAGGATTTCCTGCGCAAATATGAAAAGATTAAAAATGATGAAAAGATATTCGTCACCACTTATATCTGTTTCCAACATCTGGTAAATAGAAATATTAATGAAAATATTATCCCTCTCAAAATTACGCCGCCTTTGGATTTGCTGGTGAATTTTGATAAAATACCAATGGATACCAATGTCGTTTCGGTTGTGCTGAGTGAGCAGATTCAGGAGCGCATATATGATGTTTACGGCTTGATTCTGGAGAAATTCAGAAATTTTAAGATTTATACGTTGTCTGAAGTTAAAAGAAAGCCCGTTCTGCTGGATAACTGCGATTTGCTGTTAACATTGAAAAGCATTTACAGGGAAAACGAAGAGTATTTTTCAAAAGTTTCAAATGTTATTACTTACAACAGGTTTCATGATGATGAGGGGATAGAGCTGATTAAAAGTTATTTGAAAAGACCATAATTTATGGAGGGTTGGTAATGGAGATCGTAGGTGTTGATACTGGAGGCACGTTTACTGATTTTATATATAAGTCGGGGGAAAAATGGGGAGTGTTTAAGCATCTCTCAACTCCAGAAAATCCTGCGGAAGCCGTTCTTGGCGGTTTAAAAAAAATCCTGAAAAATGAAAATTTTCAGGTTGTTCACGGATCTACTGTGGCGACCAATGCAATACTGGAAAGAAAAGGCGCCAACACGGCTTTAATAACCAACAAAAAATTTGAAGATGTTTTTGAGATAGGGAGACAGAACAGAAGCGAGTTGTATAACCTGAAATATCGAAGGGAGAATATGCTCGTTCCCGCCACTTTAAGATTTGGTCTTAACTGCAGAATAAATGTAGATGGTGAAGAGATTGAACCTTTTGATGAGCAGGAAGCCAGAAGCATTATAGCAAAGCTTAAACAGGCAGAAGTTGAGTCAGTTGCTGTTTGTTTCCTTTTCTCATATCTGAATCCCACCCATGAAATCCAAATGGGAGAGCTTCTCAGAGAAGCTGAAATTCCTTTCTCACTCTCACATAAAGTTTTGT is from Flexistipes sinusarabici DSM 4947 and encodes:
- a CDS encoding glycosyltransferase family 9 protein, encoding MKILLIQLRRIGDVVMCTPAVRSVRKAYPDAVIHFLTEPPADQVLQYNPFINKIITLQKDAHFMSRPKLISQFRKEKYDLVIDFHNNPSSGWFTFLTGAKKSVGKYHKLRKYFYTHTVKTGKYFYTAYSKLSLLEETGIEPIFTKIDFFISDKERHFAKNFLNTLGIKENEKIVTVSPVSRQPYKVWPEENFAEICDYLIERYKVKILFIYGPGEEHFIEDVKSMMNNDTLPLYPPISLSETRAVFEKAVMHIGNDNGPMHIAISSGIPTVAIFGRPMAARWTPPDSDINAGIEYDPGCKKNCTYPECGLECLKLITTKRVIDEIENIIKNEELL
- a CDS encoding sensor histidine kinase → MKSLKNKRYINLQIKITVLVFVILLSLSYLIGLYLSSNVKNKALSISKTYLTSLPSLIDNSINNFMVAGDKTVVKQLVKELSTDENIIGIHIFDAEGDISCAFSDFESRYPNKYLHMIYSNYTKKETLKEIKSEKIDMLAYYKPYENKKECRRCHPSEKKIIGVLNINVDMSQFTGELKSEANTVQAILMISAFVLAGILSYVINYLITRPVRKLENGMKEVSNNNLNTTVEINSRDELEKLADYFNQMVKSLRKANKEIDSFQKSLIHTDRLMTVGQLTASLSHEIKNPLNSIFITADLLLEKCEQFDDPYYTRLIDNIVSDSERIRDIISQTLNFSKLDNSGLEAVPIKDLLNNILIYAGRILFDNERINFELDANDRLMQCNLKVNKTSMEQVFINLLKNAVESIPDNEEGEVRLVIKRDDVNYVTFVISDTGVGIPESVQDDIFNQFYTTKKQGTGLGLSIVKELVEFHDGEIYVESEEGKGTSFIVKLPVADCEQAASRNGE
- a CDS encoding glycosyltransferase family 2 protein, with amino-acid sequence MQEGYSVVVPVFNEEGNIALLYKELSTVLKSLDLPYEIIFIDDGSTDNSLQEIKILTSKDVSVKYISFKKNLGQSAALKSGFQHCKYSVTITMDSDLQNDPADIPGLLQFYGEYQMVNGWRKNRRDNFSKKIGSKIGNFVRNLFVHDNIKDTGCSLKVMDTAMLKRIKIYKGLHRFLPVLMMSEGAKVKEVPVNHRQRMHGTSKYNNLGRAFAGLYDLICVRWMVKHQINEEIKEKNV
- a CDS encoding lipid-A-disaccharide synthase N-terminal domain-containing protein is translated as MSKSEIIMLVIGFTGQFMFFMRFFVQWLYAEKYRKSIIPVAFWYFSLGGSFCLLTYAILRKDIVFIVGQSTGSIIYLRNLYFIHKERERKLYEND
- a CDS encoding ArnT family glycosyltransferase; protein product: MKMTNNRNIVFFLLLYFFILLIPTYNLPLFETTEARYSEVAREMIATGNYLEPYFEGVKHFHKPPFAYWMMAAGVKIFGTNGFGVRFFGVIAAVFSVFFLYKTARLFFKEEDDWFLSLLVMASSLLFLVISRIASTDIYLTFFTIAAQYFLFKQIFYEKSALNASIYGILLGLGFLTKGPIIFLFTILPYLSAKIFFKSHRKCFNLKDILLSAALFAVIALPWYIAVIVKNSDLLYYFLKVQTVDRVATNRFGRDQAFYFFFVIFLVSFFPHIVYFIKSIINFKKLDSFVKAILIYILLPFIVFQISVSKLATYILPFYGTASLVAYYGYKNFSSTVLNRTIIFISFIFPAALALSGYFYEPLYDFRYYTMLCALILITFLFSLFKHIYSFKSFLTGIAFFYIMLTLLLYFFIPYIGPNIKGYKQMSHKLNSIDPEKNIQTLLFRTSKPSVSFYRNKLAVTALEDDRYLGFQKTDEYKKYYYTSEEQVQQFVVTHEMFFLVTKPEKYLDFQKEYGTQCERVFEQRKYSAYKCSSKGLK
- a CDS encoding nitroreductase family protein yields the protein MIELLRKRRSVRKFKEKSIESEKIEILKEAVLRAPTSRNIMPWEFIFVTDKDKLKKLSEAKQHGSAFVAGAPLAVVVCADTDRSDVWVEDCSIASIILQLTGLEHGLGSCWAQIRNRKHNESESAEEYIKNLLGIPEHFAVENIIALGYPDEEKEPVPYSALSLEKIHMQKF
- a CDS encoding GntR family transcriptional regulator — translated: MNNNTVSAFNKSAAVKAYIIKMIFEKRSGNIPTSEELAAKLCANVNTVKKVIKDLAKEGYIKTNKKAGTAIKTPIPTEASNSFKMYMENLVSLIMEMKSSGLGETEVESIFINALSENKKAESNIIYIDTSPESLIVGKIELESKLGFNITTMLLEDFLRKYEKIKNDEKIFVTTYICFQHLVNRNINENIIPLKITPPLDLLVNFDKIPMDTNVVSVVLSEQIQERIYDVYGLILEKFRNFKIYTLSEVKRKPVLLDNCDLLLTLKSIYRENEEYFSKVSNVITYNRFHDDEGIELIKSYLKRP